In the genome of Noviherbaspirillum saxi, the window AGTGCAGAAAAAACACGCTAATCCTCTCAATCGCTCAGGCACTCCTTCTTGTTAACAACATTACGCTGATTTCAATCAATGGCCTGCTCGGTTTTGCGCTGGCCGCCGACAAGCGATTAGCGACCCTTCCAGTGATGACCTACGTCATCGGTGCGGCCTTGTCGACGATCGCCGCATCCAGTTTCATGAAGCACTATGGGCGCCGGGCAGGATTTACCGTGGGTTCCCTTTTCGCTGTTGTAGGTGTGTCACTTGGCGCGGTGGCCGTTCTTATGCAGAATTTTTGGCTGCTATGCGCCGCAACTCTTGTATCCGGCGTCTATAACGCATTCGGCAAGTATTACCGTTTTGCGGCTGCCGATACTGGACCGGCAGATTTCAAGAGCACGGCGATTTCACTGGTACTTGCCGGCGGAATTGTTGGAGGCGTACTGGGGCCTGAGGCAAGTAAGATAACCCGCGATCTAACGCATGTTCCTTTCTTTGCAACGTACATTGCATTAATTCTGTTCGCGCTGTTCTCGTTAGCGGTCGTGCGGTTCCTCGATATACCGCAACCTAGCGAAAAGGAGAAGACAGCAAAAGGCAGGCCGCTGCACCAAATCATGCGGCAGCCGACCTTCATCGTGGCCGTGCTCTCTGCAGCAGTCGGCTACGGCGTGATGAACTTGATGATGAGTGCAACGCCGCTGGCAATGGACGTATGCGGCCTGCCTTTCAATGATGCCGCTCTGGTCCTGCAATGTCATGTAATCGGCATGTATGCGCCTTCATTTTTCACCGGGTCGCTGATCAAGCGCTTTGGGGTACTCAAAATTCTGATCGCCGGACTTGTTTTGATGTTCGCGTGCGTCGGCGTAGCATTGTCGGGAACGACGTTCTCACACTTTTGGTGGAGCTTGGCAATTCTCGGTGTCGCGTGGAATTTTCTTTATATCGGCGGCACGACTTTGCTAACGGAGTCCTACGATCCAGCGGAGAAAGCGGCAGTACAGGGCATCAACGACTTCTTGATATTTGGAACCACTTCAATATCAGCGCTTGCGTCGGGCATCGTCATCACCAGCCGGGGTTGGGCATCGTTGGCGACGATCTCTCTTCCCTTGCTCGGCATCACGATGGCAGCCGTGTTAAGCCTTGCTATCAAGCGCCGATTCGTAGTGGCATCCTAGTGTTTGTTGTGTCTGTTGATTCCTTCGCAAAGTCTTCGTACCGTGGCAAGGATGAAATCAGCGGTGATAGTGCGCACAAAGGGTTTGCCGAGACGCAGTTCGTAGTGAAGCCAGTCAGACGCTGTGCAATGAATCGGCGGCGTCAATTATTCGCGGCCGCGTCGGTTGCTTCAAAGCGCCGTGACATGTTGCTGTCGGGTATGGTCGGCCGAGGAAGCCAAC includes:
- a CDS encoding MFS transporter, which produces MNQCRKNTLILSIAQALLLVNNITLISINGLLGFALAADKRLATLPVMTYVIGAALSTIAASSFMKHYGRRAGFTVGSLFAVVGVSLGAVAVLMQNFWLLCAATLVSGVYNAFGKYYRFAAADTGPADFKSTAISLVLAGGIVGGVLGPEASKITRDLTHVPFFATYIALILFALFSLAVVRFLDIPQPSEKEKTAKGRPLHQIMRQPTFIVAVLSAAVGYGVMNLMMSATPLAMDVCGLPFNDAALVLQCHVIGMYAPSFFTGSLIKRFGVLKILIAGLVLMFACVGVALSGTTFSHFWWSLAILGVAWNFLYIGGTTLLTESYDPAEKAAVQGINDFLIFGTTSISALASGIVITSRGWASLATISLPLLGITMAAVLSLAIKRRFVVAS